Proteins encoded within one genomic window of Canis lupus familiaris isolate Mischka breed German Shepherd chromosome 12, alternate assembly UU_Cfam_GSD_1.0, whole genome shotgun sequence:
- the TREM1 gene encoding triggering receptor expressed on myeloid cells 1 precursor: MRKARLWELLWLLFISELQATTEPDEIKYVLAEGGTLNMKCTTSTWKYTYSQKAWQKLMDREKPLTLIFTENVSGDTSQVQRGRYFLEDIPSEAILNVQMTNLQVEDSGLYQCVIYHPQKNPDILYPRVRLVVTKGITASDKSPTQNLAQISTHPPTTTKAQSTLLASPRTVTQLPPKSTADTSSPDFGVNITNVTNVTSYGFRFSVINIVILVLCGFLSKSLVFTVLIAVTQRSFGP, translated from the exons ATGAGGAAGGCCAGGCTCTGGGAGCTGCTCTGGTTGCTCTTCATCTCAG AACTCCAAGCTACAACTGAACCAGATGAAATAAAGTATGTCTTAGCAGAGGGAGGCACCCTGAATATGAAATGTACCACCTCCACCTGGAAGTACACCTATAGCCAGAAAGCTTGGCAGAAGCTTATGGATAGAGAGAAGCCCCTGACACTGATTTTCACAGAGAATGTTTCAGGGGATACCAGTCAAGTCCAGAGAGGCAGGTACTTCCTAGAAGACATCCCCAGCGAGGCCATCCTGAACGTCCAAATGACTAATCTTCAAGTGGAGGATTCAGGACTGTATCAGTGTGTGATCTACCACCCTCAGAAGAACCCTGACATCCTGTACCCCCGTGTCCGCCTGGTGGTGACCAAGG GCATCACTGCATCAGACAAGAGTCCTACCCAGAACTTGGCTCAGATTTCCACCCATCCTCCTACCACTACCAAGGCCCAGAGCACGCTTCTTGCCAGCCCCAGGACTGTGACCCAACTCCCACCCAAATCAACTGCTGACACCTCCTCTCCTGACTTTGGAGTCAACATCACAAATGTGACGAATGTCACCAgctatggtttcag GTTCTCTGTGATCAACATTGTCATTCTTGTGCTGTGTGGATTCCTGAGCAAGAGCCTGGTCTTCACTGTCCTGATTGCTGTCACACAGAGGTCATTTGGACCCTAG